In Paenibacillus larvae subsp. larvae, the following proteins share a genomic window:
- a CDS encoding sporulation protein YjcZ, whose product MGYTAGSYGGGNGYGGLITSTATILVLFILLVIVSRSVLGY is encoded by the coding sequence ATGGGATATACGGCTGGCTCATATGGAGGAGGAAATGGATACGGAGGATTGATTACTAGTACAGCTACAATTCTTGTTTTGTTTATCCTTTTGGTCATTGTATCTCGCAGTGTATTGGGCTATTAA
- a CDS encoding YmaF family protein: MEISITGFVVCSDDSDSEHSHELYITSWDGRPVYTHVHAFAGNTSFDVGHYHHYAGVTEPAPSRIEHVHNYYAETSFNDGHSHTIRGTTGPAIPLPEGGHFHRFEGYTTVNGMTPHSHSYCGNTGNEKVL; encoded by the coding sequence TTGGAAATATCGATAACCGGATTCGTTGTATGTTCTGATGATTCCGATTCCGAACATTCTCATGAGCTTTATATTACTTCCTGGGACGGAAGACCTGTTTATACCCATGTTCATGCTTTTGCAGGAAACACATCTTTTGATGTGGGCCATTATCACCATTACGCTGGCGTAACGGAACCAGCCCCAAGTAGAATTGAACATGTTCACAATTATTACGCGGAAACATCATTTAATGATGGTCATTCTCATACGATCAGAGGAACCACAGGGCCCGCAATTCCATTGCCGGAAGGAGGACACTTTCACAGGTTTGAAGGATATACAACAGTAAACGGGATGACTCCCCACTCCCACAGTTACTGTGGAAATACAGGCAATGAGAAAGTTTTATAG
- a CDS encoding RICIN domain-containing protein: protein MQIVTALNDTSVVDMSLQQYGNVHLWKYHGGSNQKWRAIYDKTKEAYQFRNLYDENLVLAWNAISNSRQRLLCINKIMVKIKNSN from the coding sequence TTGCAAATTGTAACAGCATTAAATGATACAAGCGTCGTTGATATGTCTTTACAACAATATGGAAATGTTCATTTGTGGAAATATCATGGAGGTTCAAACCAAAAATGGAGAGCAATTTATGATAAAACGAAAGAAGCATACCAATTTAGAAATTTGTACGATGAAAACTTAGTATTAGCATGGAATGCTATCTCAAATTCCAGACAAAGATTATTGTGTATAAACAAAATAATGGTGAAAATCAAAAATTCAAATTGA
- a CDS encoding YjcZ family sporulation protein produces the protein MSYSCGGYGGFTSTSAILVLFILLVIVSRSFLY, from the coding sequence ATGAGTTATTCATGTGGAGGATACGGAGGATTCACAAGTACATCAGCCATTCTAGTCCTATTCATTTTATTGGTTATTGTTTCTCGATCCTTTTTGTATTAA
- a CDS encoding M60 family metallopeptidase produces the protein MKKTTKIIVPLALSALMLGSTVATVPVYAQNEPIEGKTVASKQEMTMKLEQTGSIYDIRNRLKVTFGPSNRQSTGVYKNSNDVIEIYVDPNTDQSVMPQYVISPTVLKSHTDVGRDSGIPLQKGWNFIREGAGIIHLINESGPTQKPATVTISGGQELPRFILGKHTDADWEKMKLSNPNAPGFELVSKHVIITGGNKSMSLVHSPNELMKAHDEAIEEENRVAGLDSSKDVHQPAPMKHHMREKDSGGWMYAWLQHTGYVSNAMKYILNPDIFKRDGWGPWHEVGHTHQMNILNWSGLGEVTNNIYSMSVQRYFGNHSRLEEDKTYNKVFAYLEQTNKDYNKINDLFVKLAMFCQLDLAYGKDFYPSLHKAYRELNEWSGSDAVKQQRFIRLASRTANRNLTPFFEKWGLMVTQETKQQLASLPHLEKKIWQYMDDMNGDVEPIDLIDSVVPTPIGLQATDIKANSVTLKWNSSESNAGIKGYEIYRNGTKVGVTSSTEYTDTDVQANTEYRYTIKAVDMKGNVSDPTNEIKVETKQESSSKYEQWNPSAAYQKGNRVQHKGIIYECVQGYQGKGDPNWIYALSLWMPIE, from the coding sequence ATGAAGAAAACAACAAAAATAATTGTTCCGCTTGCCTTATCGGCTCTTATGCTGGGGAGTACAGTGGCAACCGTTCCGGTATATGCCCAAAATGAACCAATCGAAGGTAAAACAGTTGCTTCAAAACAAGAGATGACGATGAAGCTGGAACAAACAGGTTCAATTTACGATATCCGTAATCGACTTAAAGTAACCTTTGGACCGAGTAATCGACAATCGACGGGTGTCTACAAAAATAGTAATGATGTGATTGAGATTTATGTCGACCCAAATACAGATCAGTCCGTTATGCCGCAATATGTCATATCGCCGACTGTCCTTAAAAGTCATACGGATGTAGGAAGAGATAGTGGAATCCCACTTCAAAAAGGGTGGAATTTCATCAGAGAAGGAGCAGGCATTATTCATCTGATAAACGAATCAGGACCAACACAAAAACCTGCAACTGTAACGATTTCGGGTGGACAAGAATTACCCCGATTTATTTTAGGTAAACATACAGATGCCGACTGGGAGAAGATGAAACTCTCTAATCCAAATGCTCCAGGATTTGAACTGGTTAGTAAACACGTGATTATAACAGGCGGAAACAAAAGCATGTCACTCGTTCATTCTCCAAATGAACTAATGAAAGCCCATGACGAAGCCATCGAAGAAGAGAATCGCGTTGCCGGACTTGATAGTTCTAAAGACGTTCATCAGCCAGCGCCAATGAAACATCATATGCGTGAAAAAGACTCTGGGGGATGGATGTATGCTTGGCTCCAACATACAGGATACGTAAGCAACGCAATGAAATACATTCTCAATCCAGATATCTTTAAAAGAGATGGCTGGGGACCTTGGCATGAAGTCGGTCATACCCATCAAATGAACATTCTGAATTGGTCCGGTTTAGGAGAGGTAACAAATAACATTTATTCAATGTCAGTTCAACGTTATTTTGGAAACCATAGCCGACTTGAAGAAGATAAGACATACAATAAAGTCTTTGCCTATTTAGAACAAACAAATAAAGATTATAATAAAATTAATGATTTGTTTGTTAAGCTTGCTATGTTTTGTCAATTAGATTTGGCCTATGGTAAGGATTTCTATCCCTCTTTACATAAAGCGTACCGGGAATTGAATGAGTGGTCTGGCTCTGATGCCGTGAAACAACAACGATTTATCCGTCTGGCTTCCCGAACGGCCAATAGGAATTTAACGCCGTTTTTTGAAAAATGGGGATTAATGGTGACCCAAGAAACAAAGCAGCAACTGGCTTCCCTGCCGCACTTGGAAAAGAAAATATGGCAATATATGGATGATATGAATGGGGATGTTGAACCAATTGATCTAATTGATTCGGTTGTTCCGACTCCTATAGGTCTACAAGCAACAGATATCAAAGCTAATAGTGTCACTTTAAAGTGGAATTCTTCTGAGAGTAATGCTGGTATAAAAGGGTACGAGATCTATCGTAACGGTACTAAAGTAGGAGTGACCTCTTCTACCGAATATACAGATACAGATGTACAGGCCAATACCGAATATCGATATACAATCAAAGCGGTTGATATGAAAGGGAATGTTTCGGATCCTACTAATGAAATCAAGGTAGAAACAAAACAAGAGAGTTCATCTAAGTATGAACAATGGAACCCAAGTGCTGCCTATCAAAAAGGAAATAGGGTACAACATAAAGGGATAATTTATGAATGTGTTCAAGGCTATCAAGGGAAAGGTGATCCTAATTGGATATACGCATTATCTTTATGGATGCCAATTGAATAG
- a CDS encoding spore germination protein — protein sequence MISIFDWLKGKKAYEPQRQQEFKITPSITSNTKHLSELFEGIPEFVCKELVLKNKNKAAIAYIDGLIDKVIINRDIIRPLLYEEWDDQHLFESAVSMGTVKKNRNWREIEQAILSGKTVLFVDGISYVLVLETQGWPQRSVQEPKVETGVKSAHQGFTETANQNIAMIRRYVPSTELKVKTCTVGKRGKVNVSILYIADVVNKNALQEVEKRVKKIDVDTILNTGELEQFIEDDPYTPFPQLAMTERPDTAASHLLQGRVAIVVDRSPGVLVGPMTFTSFFQAIDDYSIRWLVSSFVRVLRFLGAIIAIFAPALYIALISFHYEVIPLRLLLSIAESRERIPLPPLIEALIMELVLEMLREAAIRLPAPIGQTIGVVGGIVIGQAAVQAGIVSNIMVIVVAMTAISSFILPNIELGAGIRLIRFPVMMLASVLGMVGIVAGIMTLVIHLLALESLGMPYSAPVSPLWLRDMKDTFVRLPVWMQKERPQSVGPQQLKKQDMKTQREGGK from the coding sequence GTGATTTCTATTTTCGATTGGCTCAAGGGGAAGAAGGCGTACGAACCGCAAAGACAGCAGGAGTTCAAAATCACCCCTTCAATCACTTCAAACACAAAGCATTTGTCTGAACTTTTCGAAGGCATCCCGGAATTTGTCTGTAAAGAACTCGTGCTCAAAAACAAAAATAAAGCCGCAATTGCTTATATCGACGGGTTGATCGATAAAGTTATTATCAACCGGGACATTATACGCCCCCTTCTATATGAAGAGTGGGATGACCAGCATTTGTTCGAATCTGCCGTTTCCATGGGGACTGTGAAAAAAAACAGAAACTGGAGGGAGATAGAACAGGCTATTCTTTCCGGGAAGACTGTATTATTTGTAGATGGAATCTCCTATGTATTAGTGTTGGAGACGCAAGGCTGGCCTCAAAGGTCGGTACAGGAGCCGAAGGTTGAAACTGGTGTTAAAAGTGCCCACCAGGGCTTTACGGAAACAGCCAATCAAAACATTGCCATGATCCGCAGGTACGTTCCCAGTACAGAATTAAAAGTTAAAACTTGCACTGTTGGAAAACGGGGCAAAGTGAATGTCTCTATCCTTTACATAGCTGACGTAGTAAATAAGAATGCTCTTCAGGAAGTAGAAAAAAGAGTTAAAAAAATTGATGTTGATACAATCTTAAATACCGGCGAGTTAGAACAATTTATCGAGGATGATCCATATACACCGTTTCCCCAGTTAGCTATGACCGAACGGCCCGATACAGCTGCTTCCCATTTGCTTCAGGGAAGAGTCGCCATCGTTGTCGACCGCTCGCCGGGTGTATTGGTTGGCCCCATGACCTTTACTTCTTTTTTCCAGGCTATTGATGATTACAGCATACGCTGGCTTGTCTCTTCTTTCGTTCGTGTGCTCCGGTTTCTAGGCGCTATTATTGCTATATTTGCCCCGGCTTTATATATCGCTCTGATTTCTTTTCATTATGAAGTGATTCCACTCCGGTTGCTTCTGTCCATAGCGGAATCCAGGGAACGGATTCCCCTGCCTCCTTTGATTGAGGCTCTGATTATGGAGCTTGTTCTTGAAATGCTCCGTGAAGCCGCAATCCGGCTACCTGCTCCAATAGGGCAGACGATAGGCGTTGTCGGTGGTATTGTCATCGGTCAGGCAGCGGTGCAAGCCGGAATAGTCAGTAACATTATGGTGATCGTCGTTGCAATGACGGCTATATCTTCTTTTATTTTGCCTAATATAGAACTTGGCGCGGGAATTCGGCTTATTCGTTTTCCTGTAATGATGTTGGCTTCTGTCCTGGGTATGGTTGGCATTGTTGCAGGTATCATGACCCTTGTAATCCACCTGTTGGCTTTAGAGTCTTTGGGAATGCCTTACAGTGCCCCTGTTTCACCGTTATGGCTACGTGACATGAAGGATACTTTTGTCCGTTTGCCTGTATGGATGCAAAAAGAACGGCCGCAATCTGTCGGGCCTCAACAATTGAAAAAACAGGATATGAAAACCCAAAGAGAGGGAGGCAAATGA
- a CDS encoding binary toxin-like calcium binding domain-containing protein: protein MIQTEEKMLKAVGQFFYGENFNEPAFVVARGMNGFKLDNKTLDDMNVRKNIKSVRWLANFKPRKSGAYTFTINPNCFAHILIDGENAKDQEMQLEAGKSYPFVVAYFGNPMAEQEELLQLDVDYTLNQQETKEIEVETFSIPKIISFENLPMGTDSKTEENKQPMLDTDDDGIYDDWEVNGYYIKNHLVLPWPKKGSEEEKELIKQGFKKFVSNPNESHTAGDPYSDLEKASGAFDRTIHKAARDPLVAAYPSITVGMEELVLSNNKNISSTEGKTVSRSTSSSVSDSNTEGIDASVGFSLFEGFSASVTGHYSHSSTHTVDSSNTSGQDWQHQLELNTGQSAYMNANVRYYNTGTAPVYNLVPTTNLVLGRQTVTTVTGQLNQRSLSLAPGQTYPKQHLHGVALNTLDQFSSAPIALNINQLDRLESGEKLKLETTQFQGAFAKRSPAGGQVVLEENEWAHYMPQIESVTAGILINMGGNRFMERRIAAKDPLNPNDRTPELTLGEALEKSIGMYLDEENKNFYFINEETGTKHIISPDLVHLVYDTKTDKKIREELNKTIGEYQIVSSIGENKVADLADNKVVIYGNHEGNNQKWRFTFNRDKQAYKITSVSNPKLALTWDSKDSDKIFGYAGDYDSQYWRVERTSDGYFTLRNYKNPKMVLDLPDSNTTNSNQLKAHKDNGGSENQKWHLQNTKKNPDGKTIYDMTIRPGMNIQINVPVLYDDFTEKSGQWDGGDYDKENALYKGQCYKIPKKEVGVYSDFNLERNAIYLIIMAVKGSQTGKKNVTVEVNGVTGIKEIGNFIVDKDYKYEKMVLKTFGGMEEHLEILIKNHTQSPVYIDNFSVIKIGKGMDELRKENKNYAQQIDLSARYYVNPVSDEKMVIANVNGEAVMKKNTNENKYFKFAFDKTDNSFVIIDTKKELVLTWDKLKSKITFESGKIETWYLKKSTNPKQMGYQIINYLDRSKVLEYDTDNDGKVKDGKRIRIATLDENKPSQYFRFPQKVQE, encoded by the coding sequence ATGATACAAACAGAAGAGAAAATGCTAAAAGCTGTAGGTCAATTCTTCTACGGAGAGAATTTTAACGAACCGGCCTTTGTTGTGGCTCGGGGCATGAATGGATTTAAATTAGATAACAAAACTTTAGATGACATGAATGTTAGAAAGAACATAAAATCTGTTCGGTGGTTAGCCAATTTTAAACCAAGGAAAAGCGGTGCCTATACATTCACCATAAATCCTAATTGTTTTGCCCATATTCTCATTGACGGTGAAAATGCTAAGGATCAAGAAATGCAGTTAGAAGCAGGAAAAAGTTATCCATTCGTGGTAGCTTACTTTGGAAATCCAATGGCAGAACAAGAAGAACTGCTTCAATTAGACGTAGACTATACCTTGAATCAACAAGAAACAAAAGAGATTGAAGTCGAAACTTTTTCTATTCCTAAAATCATTTCTTTTGAAAATCTTCCAATGGGCACTGATTCTAAAACGGAAGAAAATAAACAGCCTATGTTAGATACCGATGATGATGGTATTTATGATGATTGGGAAGTGAACGGATATTATATAAAAAACCATTTGGTTCTTCCTTGGCCTAAAAAGGGGTCAGAAGAAGAAAAAGAATTAATTAAGCAAGGATTTAAAAAATTTGTTTCAAATCCGAATGAATCTCATACGGCTGGAGACCCCTATTCAGATTTGGAAAAAGCAAGCGGCGCGTTTGACCGTACAATTCACAAAGCAGCCCGGGACCCTCTTGTTGCGGCATATCCCAGTATTACAGTTGGCATGGAAGAACTGGTTCTTTCAAATAATAAAAATATTAGCTCGACAGAGGGAAAGACCGTTAGCCGGTCCACTTCTTCTAGTGTTAGTGACTCTAATACGGAAGGGATCGACGCAAGTGTGGGATTCTCTCTCTTTGAGGGATTTTCAGCATCCGTTACCGGCCATTATTCCCATTCATCAACGCATACCGTTGATTCTTCCAATACTTCAGGGCAAGATTGGCAGCATCAATTAGAATTAAATACCGGACAATCTGCTTATATGAATGCCAATGTACGCTATTATAATACGGGAACAGCCCCTGTATATAACCTGGTTCCGACCACGAATTTAGTGTTAGGAAGACAAACCGTTACTACCGTCACCGGACAACTTAATCAAAGATCGCTTAGTTTAGCTCCCGGGCAGACGTATCCTAAACAACATTTACATGGGGTGGCTTTAAATACATTAGATCAGTTTAGCTCGGCCCCCATTGCTCTTAATATCAATCAATTAGATAGATTGGAATCGGGAGAAAAATTGAAGTTAGAAACTACTCAATTTCAGGGAGCATTTGCAAAAAGATCTCCCGCTGGCGGTCAAGTAGTACTGGAGGAAAATGAGTGGGCTCATTATATGCCGCAAATAGAAAGTGTGACGGCTGGTATCCTGATTAATATGGGGGGTAACCGGTTCATGGAACGGCGTATTGCGGCAAAAGACCCTCTGAATCCCAATGATCGAACTCCGGAATTGACACTGGGAGAAGCCTTGGAAAAATCGATAGGGATGTACTTAGATGAAGAGAACAAAAATTTTTATTTCATAAATGAAGAAACAGGCACCAAACATATTATAAGTCCTGATCTGGTTCATCTTGTATATGATACAAAAACAGATAAAAAGATAAGGGAAGAACTTAATAAAACAATTGGCGAATACCAGATCGTAAGCAGTATAGGTGAAAATAAAGTAGCGGACTTAGCTGATAATAAAGTTGTCATCTATGGTAACCATGAAGGAAATAATCAAAAATGGAGATTTACCTTTAATCGTGATAAACAAGCCTACAAAATAACAAGTGTATCTAATCCTAAACTAGCCCTTACTTGGGATAGCAAGGATTCAGATAAAATATTTGGTTACGCTGGAGATTATGATAGCCAATATTGGCGTGTAGAAAGAACGTCGGACGGTTACTTTACACTCAGGAACTATAAAAATCCAAAGATGGTTCTTGATTTACCGGACAGTAACACTACCAATAGTAACCAATTAAAAGCCCATAAGGATAACGGTGGAAGTGAGAATCAAAAGTGGCATTTACAAAATACCAAAAAAAATCCGGACGGGAAAACCATTTATGATATGACCATCCGGCCCGGAATGAATATACAAATCAATGTTCCCGTACTGTATGACGACTTCACGGAAAAATCCGGCCAATGGGACGGAGGGGACTATGATAAAGAGAATGCTTTGTATAAAGGTCAATGTTATAAGATACCCAAAAAAGAAGTAGGGGTATATAGTGACTTTAATCTTGAGCGTAATGCTATATATTTAATTATAATGGCCGTTAAAGGAAGTCAGACAGGGAAGAAGAATGTTACAGTCGAGGTTAATGGAGTAACAGGAATTAAAGAAATCGGAAACTTTATAGTGGATAAAGACTATAAATATGAGAAAATGGTACTTAAAACATTTGGCGGCATGGAGGAACATTTAGAAATTCTTATTAAGAATCACACCCAAAGCCCAGTGTACATTGATAATTTTTCTGTTATAAAAATAGGAAAGGGTATGGATGAATTAAGGAAAGAAAATAAAAACTATGCTCAACAGATTGATCTTTCGGCCAGATATTATGTGAATCCAGTATCTGACGAAAAAATGGTTATTGCCAATGTAAATGGTGAGGCTGTTATGAAAAAAAATACGAACGAAAATAAATATTTCAAGTTTGCCTTTGATAAAACAGATAATTCGTTTGTTATTATTGATACGAAGAAGGAACTGGTCTTAACATGGGATAAATTAAAATCAAAAATAACTTTTGAGAGTGGCAAGATTGAGACCTGGTATTTGAAAAAATCTACTAACCCAAAACAAATGGGCTATCAAATTATAAATTATTTGGATAGAAGCAAAGTATTAGAGTATGACACTGATAATGATGGAAAAGTAAAAGATGGAAAACGAATTCGAATTGCGACACTAGATGAAAACAAACCATCACAATACTTCCGGTTTCCCCAGAAGGTCCAAGAATAG